One region of Heptranchias perlo isolate sHepPer1 unplaced genomic scaffold, sHepPer1.hap1 HAP1_SCAFFOLD_219, whole genome shotgun sequence genomic DNA includes:
- the cyb561d2 gene encoding cytochrome b561 domain-containing protein 2 isoform X2, translated as MTQAILLFSPESSPILSYSRKIKVRSHWVLQGLTTVCAVLGLAIISYNKYLNDKPHFTSWHGLVGLVTVLYICVQSVGGVSLLYPKLMRKWSLAKLKLYHATSGLVGYLLGCTSLLLGLCSAWFTETVTGISWYLAVCCPVLLALVLMNQITSAYLKKKRMQP; from the coding sequence ATGACTCAAGCCATTCTGCTGTTCTCTCCAGAGAGTTCCCCTATTCTGTCCTACTCGAGGAAAATCAAAGTCCGATCCCACTGGGTGTTGCAGGGGCTGACCACAGTATGTGCTGTACTAGGTTTAGCCATTATCAGCTATAACAAATACCTGAACGACAAACCACATTTTACCAGCTGGCACGGTCTGGTTGGCCTGGTAACCGTCCTGTACATTTGCGTGCAATCTGTTGGCGGGGTGTCGTTGCTGTACCCCAAACTAATGAGGAAATGGTCCCTGGCCAAACTGAAACTCTACCACGCAACCTCTGGGCTGGTCGGCTACCTGCTGGGCTGCACCAGTCTCCTGCTGGGCTTGTGTTCGGCATGGTTCACCGAGACCGTGACTGGCATTAGCTGGTACCTAGCAGTTTGCTGCCCTGTCCTGTTGGCATTGGTCCTCATGAACCAAATCACCAGTGCCTACCTGAAGAAAAAGAGGATGCAGCCTTGA
- the cyb561d2 gene encoding cytochrome b561 domain-containing protein 2 isoform X1: MAEPGTEFWLYRVLRKTAGTVAHLLGLGFTVVIGVVSKPGTSLFSWHPFLMALAFSFIMTQAILLFSPESSPILSYSRKIKVRSHWVLQGLTTVCAVLGLAIISYNKYLNDKPHFTSWHGLVGLVTVLYICVQSVGGVSLLYPKLMRKWSLAKLKLYHATSGLVGYLLGCTSLLLGLCSAWFTETVTGISWYLAVCCPVLLALVLMNQITSAYLKKKRMQP; the protein is encoded by the exons ATGGCGGAACCAGGCACCGAGTTCTGGCTGTACCGCGTGCTGCGAAAGACGGCTGGGACAGTGGCGCACCTTCTGGGCCTGGGATTCACAGTTGTGATCGGGGTGGTCAGTAAGCCGGGGACCA GTTTATTTTCTTGGCATCCATTTCTGATGGCTCTAGCT TTTTCTTTCATTATGACTCAAGCCATTCTGCTGTTCTCTCCAGAGAGTTCCCCTATTCTGTCCTACTCGAGGAAAATCAAAGTCCGATCCCACTGGGTGTTGCAGGGGCTGACCACAGTATGTGCTGTACTAGGTTTAGCCATTATCAGCTATAACAAATACCTGAACGACAAACCACATTTTACCAGCTGGCACGGTCTGGTTGGCCTGGTAACCGTCCTGTACATTTGCGTGCAATCTGTTGGCGGGGTGTCGTTGCTGTACCCCAAACTAATGAGGAAATGGTCCCTGGCCAAACTGAAACTCTACCACGCAACCTCTGGGCTGGTCGGCTACCTGCTGGGCTGCACCAGTCTCCTGCTGGGCTTGTGTTCGGCATGGTTCACCGAGACCGTGACTGGCATTAGCTGGTACCTAGCAGTTTGCTGCCCTGTCCTGTTGGCATTGGTCCTCATGAACCAAATCACCAGTGCCTACCTGAAGAAAAAGAGGATGCAGCCTTGA
- the nprl2 gene encoding GATOR complex protein NPRL2 has translation MGCRIECVFFSEFHPTLGPKITFQVPEEYISRELFDTVQVYIITKPELQNKLITVTAMDKKLIGCPMCIEHKKYVRNALLFNLGFVCDAKAKTCSLEPIVKKLAGYLTTLELESGFISNEDSKQKLVPLMTIILEELNARGECSLPIDESNTIHLKVIAQRKDQPVVQEYDVPVFTECKEDFIKIHWDLTTQQILPYIDGFRHIQKISAEADVELNLVRIAVQNLLYYGVVTLVPIFQYSNVYCPTPRVQDLVDDKSLQEECLVYVTKPGHKRASLRDVFQLYCGLSPGTTARDLCSRYAQQLQHVDERKLIQFGLMKGLIRRLHKYPVKINRDERSQPPRLYTGSHSYDEICCKTGISYKELDERLENDSNIIVCWK, from the exons ATGGGCTGCAGAATCGAGTGTGTGTTTTTCAGCGAGTTTCACCCGACCCTTGGGCCGAAAATCACGTTCCAG GTGCCTGAGGAGTACATCTCAAGGGAGCTGTTTGACACAGTCCAGGTGTACATCATAACCAAGCCAGAGTTACAGAATAAACTCATTACTGT CACTGCTATGGACAAGAAGCTGATTGGCTGCCCTATGTGCATAGAACACAAGAAGTATGTCCGAAACGCGCTGCTCTTCAATCTGGGCTTTGTTTGTGATGCAAAGGCCAAGACCTGCTCCTTGGAGCCAATAGTTAAAAAGTTGGCAGGCTACCTCACAACACTGGAG CTGGAGAGCGGTTTCATCTCCAACGAGGACAGCAAGCAGAAACTGGTCCCGCTAATGACCATTATTCTGGAGGAGTTGAATGCCCGTGGAGAGTGTTCATTGCCAATAG ATGAATCCAATACCATTCACTTGAAGGTGATTGCCCAGCGGAAGGACCAGCCTGTGGTACAAGAGTATGACGTGCCGGTCTTCACCGAGTGTAAAGAGGATTTTATCAAAATCCACTGGGACCTCACTACGCAGCAG ATTCTGCCATACATCGATGGATTCCGTCATATCCAGAAGATCTCTGCTGAAGCAGACGTGGAGTTGAACTTGGTGCGGATTGCAGTACAGAATTTACT ATACTATGGAGTTGTGACTTTAGTCCCAATATTCCAG TATTCTAATGTGTACTGCCCAACTCCCAGGGTGCAGGATCTGGTGGATGACAAGTCCTTGCAGGAGGAGTGCCTGGTGTATGTCACTAAACCAG GACACAAGCGTGCCAGTCTGCGAGATGTATTCCAGCTATACTGTGGGCTCAGCCCCGGCACCACAGCCCGTGATCTCTGCTCCCGCTATGCTCAGCAGCTTCAACACGTGGACGAGAG GAAGCTTATTCAGTTTGGTCTGATGAAAGGTCTGATTCGCCGACTGCACAAGTATCCAGTAAAGATCAACCGGGACGAGAGGAGCCAACCACCGCGTCTCTACACCGGCTCTCACAGCTACGATGAGATCTGCTGCAAAACAG GAATTAGTTACAAGGAATTGGACGAGAGGCTGGAGAACGACTCGAATATCATCGTGTGCTGGAAGTGA